The genomic DNA ACTATTGCTTAACGGTGTAGAATGGAGCAGTCGCACCGCATGGCTTAACTAAGAGCATCGTTAGCATGGCTAGCCAAGCTAATAGTGTTCATTGAACGAATTCGCCTAAAAGGCTATCACCAGATTAGCATCAGGTCTGTGTTAGAAGTCATGATTTCAGCattataaagaaaacacaggatcTGCAGGTCGAGATGCATGTTTGCAATTGAATTGAAAAGTTGTGAATGGAGTGAGCAACGttaaatcaacattttctaTATAGCATGCTGCCTTGATTGGTCCACGTTAATGTCTAAGAGGATTTAGCCCAGTTTAATACCAGGAGCAATACCGTGTCGTTAAATATGCAGAAAAAGAAATTGCAACCACTCATGTAGTTCAcgggaaaaaaatattaactCATCAACAAACGGAAGTCACTATCGTTAGTGTCGTTATTGAATAATGTTGTACAACTGACATGTAACTGTGCTGGAAGTCTCATTACCTACACATCGTTTAatacgtttttttaattttatttttttattgtgcaatggggtaaaaacaatggaTTATTCCATGTTCTTCTCTTGTAAGTCTCACTCAGGACTTCATTAATTGATCTTGCTCAAACGTTTGCAGCTTCAAGGTAAAACTATTACATTATACAACACTATTTATCATGAAGGAAAACCTGAGCTCAACCCACCTAAACATCTTGATAATTTGAATTTGGCTTTTCATGTTTTAGCATTCTCAGATGTTTCACTTTTGAGGGTTCTTGATACAGGAGCACACAGTAACTGGATGCTCTGTGGCAACCTGATACATAGGCGTTTTGATGCCTAAAAGACTAACTCCCACCTGTCACCAGCACTGGTGACCTGtattatgtatgttttatgCAAGTTGTGGGTCTGATAAGCTTTACTGCTATACAAATAGGAAAGGTTTTagcattgtttctgtttttttttttaaccggaTCCTAAGAGCTGTACTTTTGAATCGATTTTGTGGTTACAACTGGCTATTAAATTTGTCAAACTATCTACTATTTAGACTGTTTACACATGTTGATGTTTTGATGACCTCCGTTCCTTCACAGGCATCCAGCAACTGCCAAGTGGTACGATAGGAGGGACGCCGTTTTTATAGAGTTCTGTGTAGCAGACAGTAAAGACCTTAAAATCAATTTTGATAAAGCCAAGTGTGGTTTCAGGTACGTTTTGTCTATTGTTGGTTGTTAGTAAAGCCCTCAAGTAGTATTTAAACATGAATTTCTTGTGAAATGTATTGTGGGTTCTGCTCTGTATTTTTGGTGAgtaatgtgatttttattttatttcccccaaaatgtgtaattttatcttttttccaCAGTTGTGTTGGAGGAACAGACAATGTCAAACATGAGAATGAAATAGACCTTTTTGAAGCCATTGATGAAAATGTAAGTTACACCGACTTGTTGCATTGAACATTATTTTCAAACATTGAAACCGTATTGCAAAATGAATTGTACAAGTTGCAGATTAAAACTCctgaaatatttctttatttccattCCACTTCAACGCAGGAATCGAAACATAAACGCACAGATCGCTCAGTGTTGTGCTATCTACGAAAAGCACAGCCAGGGAAACCATGGCCGAGGCTAACAAAAGAGAAGGCTAAGGTCAGTTAAACGCACAAACGCGGCCATTTAATGTAATTAACGGTTTGTAtcctacatttatttgaaatgcTAACAGTTAACGGCATGATACAGTAATCATATGCAAAACTTTAGAATGGCATAAATGAGAAATCACTGTTTTGTGTGCTCACAGCTGAGTTGGCTCAGTGTCGACTTCAACAACTGGAAAGACTGGGAGGATGACTCCGATGAGGAGATGGGCAACTTTGATCAATTCTCAGATGTAAGCACTATGCATTGATAAGAGTGGGGGAAGTAATTCATTATTGCTATAAGAGGTACATTTTAGGAATTAAAaggtttttgtaaattgttcTCTCGGCTTTTAATAACATCAGTCTACACATGACATTTCGCCAAGGGCCAAAATGTATGCTTTAAATGTGCAGAAGTCCCAatattgtaattgtattttttcataTAACAACTTAATAATTCACCATTGGTATAAAAGTTAAGTACAGATtgtaaggtaaaataaaaaatggaagcATCGGTGGTTCCTGATACAtggttgcatgtcattccccactTTTCTACTccctcattttcttttatttccacttgTCGCCCTCTTTTGAAGGCATAAAATGCCACTGAAATAATTATTAGGAAAAAGATCTTTGGGGAAAAATTggcaaataatataaataccgtAATGCAGAGAGTGAGATTGGTGCAGCTCTACAATTTAGTCTTTGCCAGTTCTTCTACTTATCAAGTGCTGTAGAAAAATGTAACTCACAGTACATCTCAATTCTGTGTGCCAGTTATGAACCAAACCGagattaaaaagatttttcagatTGACGTCTTTTGCAGTAGCATAATTTGTTTAATAATGAACTCTCTTACATATAATTCTGGTTAAATATTACAGATGATGAACAACATGGGAGGGGAGGATGACCTGCCTGGGCTAGACGGTGCAGATGATGGCGCAGATGATGTAAGaatccatttttatttctaagAATGAATCTCTTATTCATAAATAAGAAACTGATCATCAATCCGATGTTAATCAGTATCAGCAAGGCTGTTGTGTCATTgtgaacaattaaatcagttatAGTGTGTCACATTTTTCAACCTTATCTCCTTTTTTAGGATGACTCTGCAGATAGCGATGATGAGAGTAAGTATTTATGAGCCAACTACATCTGTAAACGATTGCTTCCATTTTTGATAGTAAGTTGGTTGTGATGCAAGATTTAATGTTATTTCTGTTCTACTTGACTCTTTAGAAATGCCAGATTTGGAATAGAAGACTGTAAGACtctggaaagaaaatggaagaacATAGGGCAAGAGGAATCATAACAAATGTATATCTTGAAATTGAAGGCAGTGACCAACAAATGTACATATGAGTCAGTAGCCATATTTAAATCCATAGCCTCAGCTCCAAACTCTTGACCGATCAGTACACTGAAGATTGATATGCATGGTATTGTACAGAGCAGCTATCTCCACTTCCATTTGCTGTACTGCACCTTTTTGGGTATCTTGTTTTACTGTTAAATATTACAAGTAAGCACACTATTTGTTGGAAAAGCTGTCTAGTTGTCCTAAACTGAGCAATACGTGTTAACAGGtttacaatttgttttcaaataaatTGTGGTTTAAAATGATTAGGCCCACCCATTCCCAATGTTGTGGTTTTCAGTAAGTCGACCGGTGTAGTTTCTCATGATTTAAAGACACTCGCTATGTACATCATACAAATTGAATGCATTTACTGATTGGGTTCCTCTAAAGCCTTCCATGTCCCGCAAATTAGATATCCAGGGAGCCAGTCTTTGTTTCTGTGGCTTAACCTTCCAGCCTACATGTTTCCCTTtacttgttttaatgtttataaAATTGGAATATTCTGAAATCATTGCAGCATCTTCCCAGTTTATGATCTACTTTGTTAATCTGAATGAATTCCACATATTTAGTATCTTTACAGTTCCTCTTTCCATAACCTAACATGCACACTCATGTTAAACTGCAGAAatataatgaaatgttttgcaacTGATACCGTGGCTTGAAGCTTGGTTGGTCCTTAGCATCGTGTGGTTTGTTGCTATTCCCCAGGTTGTTTGCGTTTGTTCTTCTAGaatgatccccccccccccccctctctcggCGAGGGCTTGTTGAACGATGTGACGTGTAATGACCAAATTACATTTGCACTGTCAATAAAATGTAAGGGGAGACAAATGTTGAATTACAGtggatattcttttttttattgtctacATCTTTCTAATAAACAGTTTAAGAATCAttttaaatgcctttttttttttttcttagatgACATTTGACTTGTGTTTTA from Etheostoma spectabile isolate EspeVRDwgs_2016 chromosome 7, UIUC_Espe_1.0, whole genome shotgun sequence includes the following:
- the LOC116693063 gene encoding prostaglandin E synthase 3, which produces MHPATAKWYDRRDAVFIEFCVADSKDLKINFDKAKCGFSCVGGTDNVKHENEIDLFEAIDENESKHKRTDRSVLCYLRKAQPGKPWPRLTKEKAKLSWLSVDFNNWKDWEDDSDEEMGNFDQFSDMMNNMGGEDDLPGLDGADDGADDDDSADSDDEKMPDLE